Proteins from one Desmodus rotundus isolate HL8 chromosome 9, HLdesRot8A.1, whole genome shotgun sequence genomic window:
- the TRIM25 gene encoding E3 ubiquitin/ISG15 ligase TRIM25: MAELSLAEELTCSICLEPFKVPVTTPCGHNFCGPCLEETWSVQGAPYQCPQCRRAYQVQPQLHKNTVLCAVVEQFLQAELARATVPDGWTPPACSEAPETPEVPKSTGQVSCDHCLKAAAIKTCLVCMASFCQEHLRPHLDSPAFKDHPLQPPVQDLLHRKCPQHNRLRDFFCPEHSECICHICLVEHKTCSPAPLSQASADLEAKLKHKLTVIYGQINGASRALEDVRTRQQDLQEAAQRKMEHLRQEYLEMKALIDASEASSTQMIKEEEKRVSSKFNTIYQILLKKKNEIQTVKEEIELALKKGDEFQFLEKAAKLQAITTKPVYIPKVELNHELIKSICQGTADIKTELKRCIRQTQDKEPSDSGDPAEHVTAPAPKPSRPGKKVLKEEKKPKKPSAIGVSPSKLPTFGAPQQLADLKPAGLEAAAKPTTLQPNSVSLKAKVLENFLAKSRPELLEYAVKVILDYNTAYSKVALSENYTVASVADTHHNYRPHPQRFTYCSQVLGLHCYKKGIHYWEVELQKNNFCGVGICYGSMARQGPESRLGRNSASWCVEWFNTKISAWHNNVEKTLPTTKSTRVGVLLNCDHGFVIFFAVATDKVHVMYKYKEDFTEALYPAFWVFSTGATLSVCSGK, encoded by the exons ATGGCGGAGCTGTCCCTGGCCGAAGAGCTGACGTGCTCCATCTGCCTGGAGCCCTTCAAGGTGCCGGTCACCACCCCGTGCGGCCACAACTTCTGCGGACCGTGCCTGGAGGAGACGTGGTCCGTCCAGGGCGCGCCGTACCAGTGTCCACAATGCCGCAGAGCGTACCAGGTGCAGCCGCAGCTCCACAAGAACACGGTGCTGTGCGCCGTGGTGGAGCAGTTCTTGCAGGCCGAACTGGCCCGCGCAACAGTGCCCGACGGCTGGACGCCGCCCGCCTGCTCCGAGGCCCCCGAGACCCCCGAGGTCCCCAAGTCCACCGGCCAGGTGTCCTGCGACCACTGCCTGAAGGCGGCTGCCATCAAGACGTGCCTCGTGTGCATGGCCTCCTTCTGCCAGGAGCACCTGCGGCCGCACCTCGACAGCCCGGCCTTCAAGGATCACCCGCTGCAGCCGCCCGTCCAGGACTTGTTGCACCGCAAGTGTCCCCAGCACAACCGGCTGCGCGACTTCTTCTGCCCTGAGCACAGCGAGTGTATCTGCCATATCTGCTTGGTGGAGCACAAGACCTGCTCGCCTGCGCCCTTGAGTCAGGCCAGCGCAGACCTGGAG GCCAAGCTGAAGCATAAACTGACGGTCATATACGGTCAGATCAACGGCGCATCGAGAGCGCTGGAGGATGTGAGGACCAGGCAGCAGGATCTGCAG GAGGCTGCGCAAAGGAAGATGGAACACCTTAGGCAAGAATACTTGGAGATGAAGGCTCTCATTGATGCCTCAGAGGCCAGCTCCACACAAATgataaaggaagaggagaagagggtCAGCAGCAAGTTCAACACTATTTACCAGATCCTCCTCAAGAAGAAGAATGAGATCCAGACTGTGAAGGAGGAGATTGAACTTGCCTTGAAGAAGGGGGACGAGTTTCAGTTTCTGGAG AAAGCGGCAAAGCTGCAAGCAATCACGACGAAGCCAGTCTACATCCCCAAGGTGGAGCTGAACCACGAGCTGATCAAGAGTATCTGCCAGGGCACTGCAGACATCAAAACCGAGCTGAAGCGGTGCATCAGGCAGACCCAGGACAAGGAGCCCTCTGACTCAG GGGACCCTGCAGAGCATGTCACGGCGCCCGCGCCGAAACCCTCACGCCCTGGGAAGAAGGTCCTGA aagaagaaaagaaacccaaGAAACCTT CCGCCATTGGTGTCTCACCCAGCAAGCTTCCCACCTTCGGAGCCCCGCAACAGTTAGCGGATTTAAAACCAGCTGGCTTGGAGG CTgcagccaaacccaccaccttGCAGCCAAACTCAGTGTCTCTCAAGGCCAAGGTGCTGGAGAACTTCTTAGCCAAGTCCAGACCTGAGCTCCTGGAGT ATGCTGTGAAAGTCATCCTGGACTACAACACTGCCTACAGCAAGGTGGCTCTGTCGGAGAACTACACTGTGGCCTCAGTGGCCGACACGCACCATAACTACCGGCCGCATCCCCAGAGGTTCACGTACTGTTCTCAGGTGCTGGGCCTGCACTGCTACAAGAAAGGGATCCACTACTGGGAGGTGGAGCTGCAGAAGAACAACTTCTGTGGCGTGGGCATCTGCTATGGCAGCATGGCGCGGCAGGGCCCCGAGAGCCGGCTCGGCCGCAACAGCGCCTCCTGGTGCGTGGAGTGGTTCAACACCAAGATCTCTGCCTGGCACAACAATGTGGAGAAAACCCTGCCCACCACCAAGTCCACGCGCGTTGGTGTGCTTCTCAACTGCGACCACGGCTTCGTCATTTTCTTTGCTGTCGCCACTGACAAAGTGCACGTGATGTATAAGTACAAGGAGGACTTTACCGAAGCGCTGTACCCGGCCTTCTGGGTGTTCTCTACAGGTGCCACGCTCTCCGTCTGCTCCGGCAAGTAG